The Allofrancisella frigidaquae genome has a segment encoding these proteins:
- a CDS encoding MFS transporter: MTQKIHNIRGYAWIIIAFSSFLLFDKYIMQVFPSLITDDMMQSFGTNATQTGALGSAYFWSIIICQLFIAGPIVDKFGFRLISPISITISAAGVILFVVAANFGSLSTAYIARIITGMGVSFATISYLKAVSVWFDPRKFAFAASFLATAAMIGALCAQAPLAYLIALCNDWKMAMLLVCIASLFIAVTYYIVVRDYNPQQPEASSSNNQLGTLEALKQVVKNKNNWYLTLYVGLSFTAVDAFAGFWGNAYFREAYNISKEQAASIISMIFIGMAIGSPILGKVSEILDNRKCVMVVFHIIGTIALSIVLLTKTSTFASAVLLFIFGICLGIYMLSFAIGNRVNPIIITATVAAFINTGEPILGAIFDPLIGYFLDWSWTGKFMNSTGEIISQKTSSLDIKYFELASYHFAFTTLVASMAISLIILLLIKDSKE, translated from the coding sequence ATGACTCAGAAAATACACAATATACGTGGCTATGCTTGGATAATAATTGCTTTTAGTTCTTTTTTACTATTTGACAAATATATTATGCAAGTTTTCCCTAGCCTAATCACGGATGATATGATGCAAAGCTTTGGTACTAATGCAACCCAAACAGGAGCACTTGGATCAGCGTATTTTTGGTCAATTATTATTTGCCAACTTTTTATAGCTGGACCCATAGTAGATAAGTTTGGCTTTAGACTTATTAGCCCGATATCTATAACTATTTCAGCCGCAGGAGTAATATTATTTGTTGTTGCAGCTAATTTTGGTAGCTTAAGCACAGCCTATATTGCTCGTATAATTACTGGTATGGGGGTATCATTCGCTACAATATCTTATTTAAAAGCTGTATCGGTGTGGTTTGATCCACGTAAATTTGCTTTTGCTGCAAGCTTTCTCGCTACTGCCGCTATGATTGGAGCATTGTGTGCTCAAGCACCTTTAGCATACTTGATAGCTTTGTGTAATGATTGGAAAATGGCTATGCTTTTAGTTTGTATAGCTAGTTTATTTATAGCAGTTACTTACTACATTGTTGTTCGTGATTATAACCCTCAGCAACCAGAAGCTAGCTCATCTAATAATCAACTAGGTACCTTAGAGGCTTTAAAACAGGTTGTAAAAAATAAAAACAACTGGTATTTAACATTATATGTTGGCTTAAGTTTCACTGCAGTTGATGCCTTTGCTGGTTTTTGGGGAAATGCATATTTTCGAGAAGCTTACAATATCTCTAAAGAACAAGCAGCCAGCATAATATCTATGATCTTTATTGGAATGGCAATAGGCTCGCCAATACTAGGTAAAGTATCAGAAATTCTTGATAACCGGAAATGCGTAATGGTTGTTTTTCACATAATTGGAACTATTGCTCTAAGTATAGTACTGCTCACCAAAACTAGTACTTTTGCTTCTGCGGTACTATTATTTATTTTTGGGATTTGTTTAGGTATTTACATGTTATCTTTTGCCATAGGAAATAGAGTAAATCCTATAATAATAACTGCTACCGTAGCTGCTTTTATAAATACAGGTGAGCCAATACTAGGTGCGATTTTTGATCCTTTAATTGGATATTTTCTTGATTGGTCGTGGACTGGTAAGTTTATGAACTCCACTGGTGAAATAATCTCCCAAAAAACTAGCTCTTTGGATATAAAATACTTTGAGTTAGCTTCTTACCATTTTGCCTTTACAACCTTAGTAGCGAGTATGGCAATATCTTTAATTATCCTGCTGTTGATAAAAGATAGTAAGGAGTAA
- a CDS encoding ATP synthase subunit I, whose translation MLANIKIDFKKFLLVQMLLLFFGCTVTLIFYGWAYSQSFLLGGLIMFLANFVFFVRLFVNKQFSPTIEIMIFFLSEVLKLSIVGVATILLAIYVKPKLFPYIFGIVLLQLAVCFVPFLLKRVR comes from the coding sequence ATGTTAGCTAACATAAAAATTGACTTTAAAAAATTTTTATTGGTGCAAATGTTATTACTTTTTTTTGGCTGTACAGTTACATTGATCTTTTATGGGTGGGCATATTCTCAATCATTTTTATTAGGTGGACTAATCATGTTTTTGGCAAATTTTGTGTTTTTTGTCAGGTTATTTGTAAATAAACAGTTTTCACCGACGATAGAAATTATGATTTTTTTTCTTAGTGAAGTGTTAAAATTAAGTATAGTAGGTGTTGCCACTATATTGCTAGCTATTTACGTAAAACCCAAATTATTTCCTTACATTTTTGGAATAGTTTTGTTACAATTAGCGGTGTGTTTTGTACCTTTTCTACTTAAGCGAGTAAGATAG
- the atpB gene encoding F0F1 ATP synthase subunit A: MANTESSSQIATGYVQHHLQHWQVSLGEGSFWQLNVDSLLVSIVLGSMFIFIMFLVARRASADVPGKFQNIVEAIWEWMDGLVAENYHYKRNFVTPLALTVFVWVVLMNFMDLLPVDIFGWIIGFFTNSHEAYFRVVPTADPNVTFAMSIAVFFLVIFYNIRAKGFGLVKEILSAPFGIWLFPLNIFFRLVDEVVKPVSLSLRLFGNIFAGELIFILIALLYVSGWIAGGAGVVLGSIWAIFHILIVLIQAFVFMMLTVVYLNMAQEAH, translated from the coding sequence ATGGCAAATACTGAGTCTAGCTCTCAAATTGCAACCGGATATGTCCAACATCACTTGCAACATTGGCAAGTAAGCTTAGGTGAGGGTTCCTTTTGGCAACTTAATGTTGATTCACTGTTGGTTAGTATAGTGCTAGGGAGTATGTTTATATTTATAATGTTCCTAGTGGCAAGGCGTGCTAGTGCTGATGTGCCTGGAAAATTCCAAAATATAGTAGAGGCTATTTGGGAATGGATGGATGGATTAGTTGCTGAGAACTACCATTATAAAAGAAACTTCGTAACTCCTTTAGCTCTTACTGTATTTGTATGGGTAGTGTTAATGAATTTTATGGATCTGCTACCAGTTGATATTTTTGGTTGGATCATAGGATTTTTCACTAATAGTCATGAGGCTTACTTTAGGGTTGTACCTACTGCTGATCCAAACGTTACTTTTGCTATGTCTATAGCAGTGTTCTTTTTGGTTATTTTTTATAATATCAGGGCAAAAGGTTTTGGGCTTGTTAAAGAGATCTTAAGTGCTCCTTTTGGGATTTGGTTATTTCCTTTAAATATTTTCTTTAGACTGGTTGATGAAGTAGTTAAGCCAGTATCTTTATCTTTGCGTTTATTTGGTAATATATTTGCAGGTGAGCTTATATTTATCCTTATAGCTCTTTTATATGTTTCAGGCTGGATAGCTGGTGGAGCTGGAGTGGTATTGGGAAGTATATGGGCGATATTCCACATATTGATAGTTTTAATACAAGCGTTTGTATTTATGATGTTGACTGTTGTTTATTTAAATATGGCACAGGAAGCTCACTAG
- a CDS encoding F0F1 ATP synthase subunit B translates to MDMSLQVLGNLNGLTAIAVALLISLPALGTAIGFGVLGGKYLEGVARQPELGGMLLGRMFIVAAFVDAFAAISIAIGFLVLYANPLAIPGLVDAAQKVVGA, encoded by the coding sequence ATGGATATGTCTTTACAGGTTTTAGGTAACTTAAATGGTTTAACAGCTATAGCGGTAGCTTTATTGATATCTTTACCAGCTTTAGGTACAGCTATTGGTTTTGGTGTTCTAGGTGGTAAATATCTAGAGGGTGTTGCTCGTCAGCCAGAATTAGGCGGTATGCTTTTAGGTCGTATGTTTATTGTTGCTGCTTTTGTTGACGCATTTGCTGCTATTTCAATTGCTATAGGATTCTTAGTACTTTATGCAAACCCATTGGCTATACCTGGTTTAGTTGATGCGGCTCAAAAAGTTGTTGGTGCATAA
- a CDS encoding F0F1 ATP synthase subunit B has product MDINVTLIGQMITFAIFVVFTMKFVWPPLRTALEERREKIANGLASADRASRELEVAKRQSAEILREAKAKATEIVENAYVRAHKIDEQAKEEAIAIAEKVKSMAMAEIDQEKIKAREELKQELVSLAIAGASKIISAKVDEKASNDLLKDFVAKI; this is encoded by the coding sequence ATGGATATCAACGTAACTTTAATAGGTCAGATGATAACATTTGCAATCTTTGTTGTTTTTACAATGAAGTTTGTATGGCCGCCGCTACGTACAGCTTTAGAAGAGCGTAGAGAAAAGATAGCTAATGGCTTGGCTTCTGCTGATAGAGCTTCTAGAGAGCTAGAAGTTGCAAAAAGACAGTCTGCTGAAATTCTACGTGAAGCAAAAGCAAAAGCTACGGAAATAGTTGAAAATGCCTATGTTAGAGCTCATAAAATTGATGAGCAGGCTAAAGAAGAAGCTATTGCTATAGCTGAAAAGGTTAAAAGCATGGCTATGGCTGAAATCGATCAAGAGAAAATCAAGGCAAGAGAAGAGCTTAAGCAAGAATTAGTAAGTCTTGCTATAGCGGGAGCTAGTAAAATTATATCTGCAAAGGTAGATGAAAAGGCTAGTAACGATCTTTTAAAAGATTTTGTTGCTAAGATATAA
- a CDS encoding F0F1 ATP synthase subunit delta translates to MADLSVIAKPYAKAAFEFANENSLSQEWSMLLKTFSKLVQDDSMQSIIISPIFSQSEIVEVLKSQLNENFYNFLTLIAQNKKLMVLPLISEQFELFKNAQNNSKVAKVTLAYATDKDLLNSLKASLEKKFGCSMSLEVEINPAIVGGAIVRVGDTVIDSSVSGRLEKLKSILLS, encoded by the coding sequence ATGGCAGATCTAAGCGTAATTGCAAAACCATATGCAAAAGCAGCGTTTGAGTTTGCAAACGAAAACAGCTTATCGCAAGAATGGTCTATGTTACTTAAAACTTTTTCCAAGTTGGTACAAGATGATTCAATGCAAAGCATTATTATTAGTCCTATATTTTCTCAATCTGAGATTGTGGAAGTTTTAAAAAGTCAGCTAAATGAAAATTTTTATAATTTTCTAACATTGATTGCTCAAAATAAAAAGTTAATGGTTTTGCCTTTAATTTCAGAACAATTTGAGTTGTTTAAAAATGCTCAAAACAATAGCAAAGTAGCCAAAGTAACTTTAGCTTATGCTACTGATAAAGATTTGTTAAATAGTTTAAAGGCAAGTCTAGAGAAAAAATTTGGTTGCTCTATGAGTCTTGAGGTTGAGATAAACCCGGCTATAGTTGGTGGGGCGATTGTTAGAGTCGGAGACACAGTTATAGATAGCTCAGTGTCTGGACGTTTAGAAAAATTAAAAAGTATTTTATTATCATAA
- the atpA gene encoding F0F1 ATP synthase subunit alpha produces the protein MQLSPSEISGLIKQRIEKFDNSIELKSEGTIVSVADGIVTIYGLNDVTAGEMIKMPGDVYGLALNLNTDSVGAVVLGEYEHLKEGDKVYCTGRILEVPVGEALLGRVVDALGNPIDGKGEIAADHSSPIEKIAPGVIWRKSVDQALQTGIKSIDSMVPVGRGQRELIIGDRQIGKTAIAIDTIINQKGTGVKCIYVAIGQKASSIANIVRQLEEHGAMEHTIIVAATASDSAALQYIAPYAGCSMGEYFRDRGEDALIVYDDLTKQAWAYRQISLLLKRPPGREAYPGDVFYLHSRLLERAARVNEEYVERYTNGEVKGKTGSLTALPIIETQAGDISAFVPTNVISITDGQIFLETDLFNSGLRPAINPGNSVSRVGGAAQTKIIKKLGGGIRLALAQYRELEAFSQFASDLDEATRAQLNRGQRVTELLKQKQFSTLSVALMALSLYAADNGYLDSLEVSEVIPFESALHALATDKYAAVIEMINKTGGYDAEIADKLKAIVEDCKATQAW, from the coding sequence ATGCAACTAAGTCCATCAGAAATTAGTGGTTTGATTAAACAGAGAATAGAAAAGTTTGATAATTCTATCGAATTAAAGTCAGAAGGTACTATAGTTAGTGTTGCTGACGGTATTGTAACTATATACGGTTTGAATGATGTAACTGCTGGTGAAATGATAAAAATGCCAGGTGATGTATATGGTTTGGCACTTAACTTAAATACTGATTCAGTTGGAGCAGTAGTTTTAGGTGAATATGAGCATCTAAAAGAGGGTGATAAAGTATACTGCACAGGCAGAATACTAGAAGTTCCTGTTGGTGAGGCTTTACTTGGTAGAGTGGTTGATGCTTTGGGTAACCCTATTGATGGTAAGGGTGAGATAGCTGCAGATCATAGCTCACCAATTGAAAAAATTGCTCCAGGAGTTATTTGGAGAAAATCAGTAGATCAAGCATTACAAACTGGTATTAAGTCTATAGATTCGATGGTTCCAGTAGGAAGAGGTCAAAGAGAACTTATTATTGGTGATAGACAAATTGGTAAAACTGCTATTGCTATTGATACTATTATTAATCAAAAAGGTACAGGCGTTAAATGTATCTATGTGGCAATAGGTCAAAAAGCATCATCAATAGCTAATATTGTAAGACAGCTAGAAGAGCACGGTGCTATGGAGCATACTATTATAGTGGCTGCTACAGCGTCAGATTCTGCAGCTTTACAATATATAGCGCCGTACGCTGGTTGTTCTATGGGTGAGTACTTTAGAGACCGTGGCGAAGATGCTTTAATTGTTTATGATGATTTAACTAAACAAGCATGGGCTTATAGACAAATTTCACTTTTATTGAAAAGACCTCCTGGACGTGAGGCATATCCTGGTGATGTATTTTATCTTCACTCAAGACTTCTTGAGAGAGCAGCTAGAGTAAATGAAGAGTATGTTGAAAGATATACAAACGGTGAAGTTAAAGGTAAAACAGGTTCACTTACAGCTTTACCAATTATCGAGACACAAGCTGGTGATATTTCTGCTTTTGTACCTACAAACGTAATTTCTATTACAGATGGTCAGATATTCTTAGAGACAGACTTATTCAACTCAGGTCTAAGACCAGCTATCAACCCAGGTAACTCAGTATCTCGTGTTGGTGGTGCTGCTCAAACTAAGATTATTAAAAAACTTGGTGGCGGTATACGTTTAGCTTTAGCACAGTACCGTGAATTGGAAGCTTTCTCTCAGTTTGCATCAGATCTTGATGAGGCAACAAGAGCACAGTTAAATAGAGGTCAAAGGGTTACTGAACTTCTAAAACAAAAGCAGTTTTCAACACTATCTGTGGCATTGATGGCATTATCTTTATATGCTGCTGATAATGGTTATTTAGATAGTTTAGAAGTTTCAGAGGTTATACCGTTTGAATCAGCATTACATGCTTTAGCGACAGATAAGTACGCAGCTGTGATAGAAATGATTAATAAAACTGGTGGCTACGATGCTGAAATTGCTGATAAGCTAAAAGCAATCGTAGAAGATTGTAAAGCAACTCAAGCTTGGTAG
- a CDS encoding F0F1 ATP synthase subunit gamma — translation MSNAREIRSKVQSVKNTQKITGAMELVAASKMRGAIVKMNNVRPYVDCANTIIKNVVAASIDYPNPYLFEREVKRVGYIVTSTDRGLCGGLNINLFKHVLKDIKKHLDDRIEVDICVIGSKAETFFRKLKGVNVVAVAHYNDKDLETSIRMVSGAVKVMLDKFTNSEIDKLYLSSNQFIGTIKQKPRQQVLLPIQDVLTQEQKADDKDVSKGHWDYIYERDIEEVLNALCMRYIEAQVRGAILENAACEQAARMLAMKNATDNASDIIDQLKLDYNKVRQAMITQELAEICSGAAAV, via the coding sequence ATGTCTAATGCTAGAGAAATACGTTCCAAAGTGCAGAGTGTGAAAAATACTCAAAAAATCACTGGCGCTATGGAATTAGTAGCAGCTAGTAAGATGAGAGGAGCGATCGTTAAGATGAATAACGTGCGTCCTTATGTAGACTGTGCTAATACAATTATTAAAAATGTTGTAGCAGCTAGTATTGATTATCCTAACCCTTACTTGTTTGAAAGAGAGGTTAAAAGAGTTGGTTATATAGTTACCTCAACAGATAGAGGTCTGTGTGGTGGTCTAAACATTAATCTTTTTAAACACGTTCTGAAAGATATTAAGAAACATCTTGATGATAGAATCGAAGTGGATATATGTGTTATAGGATCTAAAGCAGAGACTTTTTTTAGGAAGTTAAAAGGCGTTAATGTTGTGGCTGTTGCTCACTATAATGATAAAGATTTAGAAACTAGTATTAGAATGGTTTCTGGAGCTGTGAAAGTAATGCTCGATAAGTTCACAAATAGTGAAATTGATAAATTATATTTATCTAGTAACCAGTTTATTGGCACAATAAAACAAAAGCCAAGGCAACAAGTGTTGCTTCCGATACAAGATGTGCTTACACAAGAGCAAAAGGCAGATGACAAAGATGTATCCAAAGGGCATTGGGACTATATTTATGAAAGAGATATAGAGGAAGTTCTAAACGCTTTATGTATGAGGTATATAGAAGCCCAAGTTAGAGGTGCAATATTAGAAAATGCGGCATGTGAGCAAGCTGCACGTATGTTGGCTATGAAAAATGCTACAGATAATGCAAGTGATATTATTGATCAACTAAAATTAGATTATAACAAAGTAAGGCAAGCTATGATTACCCAAGAGCTTGCAGAGATTTGTTCAGGTGCAGCAGCAGTTTAG
- the atpD gene encoding F0F1 ATP synthase subunit beta, producing MNTGKIIQVIGAVIDVEFSRDNTPKVYDALKVQETDLVLEVQQQIGDGVVRTIAMGSSDGLRRGMEVINTNAPISVPVGHGTLGRIMNVLGEPIDEAGPIEHTEKRSIHQAPPAYDELALNTEILETGIKVVDLICPFAKGGKVGLFGGAGVGKTVTMMELINNIAKEHSGYSVFAGVGERTREGNDFYYEMKDSNVLDKVSLVYGQMNEPPGNRLRVALTGLTIAEGFRDEKRDVLMFIDNIYRYTLAGTEVSALLGRMPSAVGYQPTLAAEMGALQERITSTKTGSITSVQAVYVPADDLTDPSPATTFSHLDATIVLSRQIAELGIYPAVDPLDSTSRQLDPLVVGQDHYETARAVQKTLQRYKELKDIIAILGMDELSDEDKKTVDRARKIQRFLSQPFHVAEVFTGNPGKFVSLKDTVASFKAIVNGEYDHLPEQAFYMVGSIQEAIEKAKTL from the coding sequence ATGAATACAGGTAAAATTATTCAAGTAATCGGGGCGGTTATAGATGTAGAGTTTTCTCGTGATAACACTCCAAAAGTATATGATGCTCTGAAAGTTCAAGAGACAGATTTAGTATTAGAAGTACAGCAGCAAATAGGTGATGGAGTGGTCCGTACTATCGCAATGGGTTCTAGTGATGGGTTAAGACGTGGTATGGAAGTTATAAATACAAATGCTCCTATCTCAGTTCCAGTAGGTCATGGTACGTTAGGTCGTATCATGAATGTATTGGGTGAGCCAATAGATGAAGCAGGTCCAATTGAGCATACTGAGAAAAGATCTATCCATCAAGCTCCTCCAGCTTATGATGAACTAGCTCTTAATACAGAAATTTTAGAAACAGGTATCAAAGTAGTAGACCTTATTTGCCCTTTTGCAAAAGGTGGTAAGGTAGGTTTATTCGGTGGTGCTGGTGTTGGTAAAACAGTTACTATGATGGAACTTATCAACAACATTGCAAAAGAGCATAGTGGTTACTCTGTATTTGCTGGTGTTGGTGAAAGAACACGTGAAGGTAACGATTTCTATTATGAAATGAAAGATTCTAACGTACTTGATAAAGTATCCCTAGTATATGGTCAGATGAATGAGCCACCAGGAAATAGATTAAGAGTTGCACTAACAGGCTTAACTATTGCAGAAGGTTTCCGTGATGAAAAGCGTGACGTGTTAATGTTTATTGATAACATATATCGTTATACATTAGCAGGTACTGAGGTTTCAGCTCTTTTAGGTCGTATGCCATCTGCGGTGGGTTATCAACCAACTCTAGCAGCTGAAATGGGTGCTTTACAGGAGAGAATCACATCAACTAAGACTGGTTCGATTACATCTGTACAGGCTGTATATGTACCAGCTGATGACTTAACTGACCCATCTCCAGCAACTACATTCTCACATTTAGATGCCACAATTGTACTATCACGTCAAATTGCTGAATTGGGTATTTATCCGGCTGTGGATCCTCTAGATTCTACATCTAGACAGTTAGATCCATTAGTAGTTGGTCAGGACCATTATGAAACAGCGCGTGCAGTGCAAAAGACCCTACAAAGATATAAAGAGTTAAAAGATATTATCGCTATTTTGGGTATGGATGAGTTATCAGACGAGGATAAAAAGACTGTTGATAGAGCTCGTAAGATTCAGAGATTTTTATCTCAGCCTTTCCATGTAGCAGAAGTATTTACTGGTAACCCTGGTAAGTTTGTATCTTTGAAAGATACTGTTGCTAGCTTTAAGGCTATTGTTAATGGTGAGTATGACCACTTACCAGAACAAGCTTTTTATATGGTAGGATCTATCCAAGAAGCTATCGAAAAAGCAAAAACTTTATAA
- a CDS encoding F0F1 ATP synthase subunit epsilon, producing MSKNYLKVSVVSPSGSVFTGEADMVSLRGSAGEMGIAYGHTELLSTMPAGVVNIKKDSDTEVLYVSGGLIEVTPTRVTIMVDEMERAENLNQAEAEKAKARAEDALKNPDASKLDIEAAHQRLREADARLKALNSSKGLYYSKD from the coding sequence ATGTCTAAGAACTATCTAAAAGTCAGTGTTGTTAGCCCTTCAGGTTCAGTTTTTACAGGTGAAGCTGACATGGTCAGCTTGCGTGGTTCAGCTGGTGAGATGGGTATAGCATATGGACATACAGAGCTCTTATCAACTATGCCAGCAGGCGTGGTTAATATTAAAAAAGACAGCGATACAGAGGTTTTATATGTATCCGGTGGGCTGATAGAGGTTACTCCTACTAGAGTTACTATTATGGTTGATGAAATGGAAAGGGCAGAAAATCTTAATCAAGCAGAAGCTGAAAAAGCAAAAGCAAGAGCAGAGGACGCTTTAAAAAATCCAGATGCATCAAAACTTGACATAGAAGCTGCTCATCAAAGATTAAGAGAGGCTGATGCTCGCTTAAAAGCACTTAACTCTTCTAAAGGGTTATATTATTCGAAGGATTAA
- a CDS encoding WD40 repeat domain-containing protein, which translates to MTDHEFDVYWYKILSVVVAKLLENDLQPLNKKAIEPMFSLENDHKKVTKPTANYKKLAQLLNAISYVVNSKEKSAPDLAEIHDNIRDELKLLYALYARRLSKSQLIFNNYETSKAGLKVSNKEISSKEKVFTTKKLLGLIGGYLDDPSYEKFRRTNKSTYLMLPSSDKKSGAGLKVSNREKVFISRGLVGLICDYLDSSSYEKFRRTNKSTYQKLPPLPLLPINYQNCNILGSSNSQDMDSNILILPDGRAVDYHSDTIRVWDLDKSKSLENPILKTFPGIFIMKLEILPDGKILLNTQSEPYKLVLDLDRPISNNNPLTLKNAHKHMTIILPDGKIASAWQPQNDNDVLARNIQVWDLKKPIDNTNPILLSGHQDKISILDVLPDGKIVSASSDKTIRVWDLSSPRDYGTNPIVLSHQDNILELKILPSGKIVSQTLGDRVNIGTLSHYFNRRIWSLGKPINCIEQRNLKAHFGLLMVTLPDGRAVDYYSDIIRVWDLDKPISLTNPTVFKCQYQLISELKVVSNRTIVFQAVGGRIGILNLDEPTSSKNPIVLSTHRGLGLCFDKVHVLSSGKIIGKLVDRINRVEGRDRVTILVWDVYKPINNHNPIVLVDNSEIDNYPCDLVGVLPDERIVTLKRERFEINIQIWDLSRPNKPVELKYRASSFYPKSVRVFLLPNGKILSITYNRHNGGGDVRVWGSSDKEQNVKINQQLIQAVINKYGNKVRNRKISFGYAGKRVNNEILPDNLAIVITKIQRDANTLALSPNLFIKAFAKEIKSQTRTVSNTLKNTKILTSRDIYVKLLYRSPSLILKTLFESDVIKNF; encoded by the coding sequence ATGACTGACCATGAGTTTGATGTATATTGGTATAAAATCTTATCAGTAGTTGTAGCAAAACTGTTGGAAAATGATTTACAACCTCTAAATAAAAAAGCTATAGAACCTATGTTTTCTCTAGAAAATGATCATAAAAAGGTGACTAAGCCTACGGCAAATTACAAAAAATTAGCCCAGCTTTTAAATGCAATATCTTATGTAGTAAATAGTAAAGAAAAAAGTGCTCCTGATTTGGCAGAAATACATGATAATATAAGAGATGAGCTTAAGTTGCTATACGCTTTGTACGCTCGTCGTTTAAGCAAAAGTCAGCTTATATTCAATAATTATGAAACGTCAAAAGCAGGTTTAAAAGTTAGTAACAAAGAGATTAGTAGCAAAGAGAAAGTATTTACAACAAAAAAATTACTAGGCTTAATAGGAGGATATTTGGATGATCCAAGTTATGAGAAATTTAGAAGAACAAATAAATCAACATATCTAATGTTACCTTCTTCAGATAAAAAGTCAGGAGCAGGTTTAAAAGTTAGTAACAGAGAGAAAGTATTTATATCAAGAGGATTAGTAGGCTTGATATGTGACTATTTGGATAGTTCAAGTTATGAGAAATTTAGAAGAACAAATAAATCAACATATCAAAAGTTACCACCTTTACCGCTATTACCAATAAATTACCAGAACTGCAATATACTAGGTTCTTCTAATTCACAAGATATGGACAGCAATATCTTGATATTGCCAGATGGAAGGGCGGTAGATTATCATTCTGATACTATACGAGTTTGGGATTTAGATAAATCTAAAAGTCTTGAAAATCCTATCTTGAAAACGTTCCCAGGTATTTTTATTATGAAATTAGAGATACTACCAGATGGAAAGATATTACTCAACACACAGTCTGAACCATACAAATTAGTTTTGGATTTAGATAGGCCTATATCTAATAACAACCCTCTGACGTTAAAAAATGCCCATAAACATATGACCATAATATTACCAGATGGAAAAATAGCAAGTGCATGGCAACCACAAAATGATAATGATGTGCTAGCGCGGAATATCCAAGTTTGGGATTTAAAGAAGCCTATAGATAATACCAACCCTATCTTATTAAGTGGTCATCAAGATAAAATTTCAATACTAGATGTATTGCCGGATGGTAAAATAGTAAGCGCCTCGAGTGATAAAACTATACGGGTTTGGGATTTAAGTAGCCCCAGAGATTATGGCACTAACCCTATTGTATTAAGTCATCAGGATAATATTCTAGAATTAAAAATATTGCCGAGTGGTAAAATAGTAAGCCAAACTTTGGGTGATAGAGTGAATATTGGTACACTTAGCCACTATTTTAATAGGCGAATTTGGAGTTTGGGTAAGCCTATAAATTGTATTGAACAAAGGAATTTAAAAGCCCACTTTGGTTTACTAATGGTGACATTGCCAGATGGAAGAGCGGTAGACTATTATTCTGATATTATACGAGTTTGGGATTTAGATAAGCCTATAAGCCTAACAAATCCTACCGTGTTTAAATGTCAATACCAACTTATTTCGGAATTGAAGGTAGTATCAAATAGAACAATAGTATTCCAAGCAGTGGGTGGCCGTATAGGGATTTTGAATCTAGATGAGCCTACAAGTTCAAAAAACCCTATTGTGTTAAGTACACATCGAGGTTTAGGCTTGTGCTTTGACAAAGTACATGTACTATCAAGTGGAAAAATAATAGGTAAATTAGTAGACAGAATAAACAGAGTAGAAGGAAGAGACCGAGTTACTATACTGGTTTGGGATGTATACAAGCCTATAAATAACCACAATCCTATCGTGTTAGTAGATAATAGTGAAATAGATAATTATCCTTGTGATTTGGTTGGGGTATTACCAGATGAAAGAATAGTAACTTTAAAGAGAGAAAGATTTGAAATTAACATCCAAATTTGGGATTTATCCAGACCTAACAAACCTGTGGAGCTAAAATACCGTGCTAGTAGTTTCTATCCTAAGTCAGTAAGAGTATTTTTATTACCAAATGGAAAGATATTAAGTATAACGTATAACAGGCATAACGGCGGCGGGGATGTAAGAGTCTGGGGTAGTTCAGATAAAGAACAAAATGTTAAGATTAACCAACAGTTAATACAAGCTGTCATAAATAAATACGGAAATAAAGTCAGAAATAGAAAAATATCTTTTGGTTACGCAGGGAAAAGGGTTAATAATGAAATATTACCTGATAATCTTGCAATAGTAATAACCAAAATTCAGCGTGACGCTAATACTTTAGCTTTATCACCCAACTTATTTATAAAAGCTTTCGCTAAAGAAATAAAATCTCAAACTAGAACTGTAAGTAACACTCTTAAAAATACAAAAATTTTGACCTCTAGAGATATTTACGTTAAACTTTTATATCGAAGTCCGTCACTTATCTTGAAAACACTTTTCGAAAGTGACGTTATTAAAAATTTCTAA